A single region of the Solwaraspora sp. WMMD406 genome encodes:
- a CDS encoding YbjN domain-containing protein, with protein MPWWSWRSGHTGGGEPDSRSRSGGDGSVRLGPPAPRTPEQASRSSTELSPARSPVLPCQPAPSAAGQAVNRNGSSQVAPVTLRRIGEALDLLDVRYLADGDGSLLAMWERHAVLFTLEGPDDEILVVRARPHSTVPPDWADRAYRVVNEWNHTRRFCKAYVGDPTDRGQLPIYAELQVPLAAGAHDALLVEVLDCGAAVATTFVDWLHDEGALL; from the coding sequence ATGCCGTGGTGGTCATGGCGCTCCGGTCACACAGGTGGCGGTGAGCCGGATAGCCGAAGCAGATCCGGAGGGGACGGCAGCGTTCGACTGGGGCCGCCGGCCCCGCGGACGCCCGAGCAGGCGTCCCGTTCGTCAACCGAGCTGAGCCCGGCGAGATCGCCGGTGCTGCCATGTCAGCCGGCACCGTCCGCCGCTGGCCAGGCAGTCAACAGGAACGGGTCGTCGCAGGTCGCTCCGGTCACCCTGCGCCGTATCGGCGAGGCCCTCGACCTGCTCGACGTACGATATCTCGCCGATGGCGACGGCAGCCTGCTGGCCATGTGGGAGCGGCACGCGGTGTTGTTCACTCTCGAAGGCCCGGACGACGAGATTCTCGTGGTCCGGGCCCGACCGCACTCCACCGTCCCACCCGACTGGGCGGACCGTGCGTACCGGGTGGTCAACGAGTGGAACCACACCCGTCGGTTCTGCAAGGCGTACGTCGGTGACCCGACCGATCGGGGACAGTTGCCGATCTACGCCGAGTTGCAGGTCCCGCTGGCAGCCGGCGCGCACGACGCGTTGCTGGTCGAGGTCCTGGATTGCGGTGCGGCGGTAGCGACCACCTTCGTCGACTGGCTGCACGACGAAGGCGCGCTGCTGTGA
- a CDS encoding alcohol dehydrogenase catalytic domain-containing protein — protein MTLGHEIAGRVARLGAGVTGWSEGDAVAVYGIIGCGTCRACLRGLENSAAGCRSAESGSAATAGSPTTW, from the coding sequence ATGACCCTCGGCCACGAGATCGCGGGCCGGGTCGCCCGACTCGGAGCCGGGGTGACCGGCTGGTCGGAAGGCGACGCCGTCGCCGTCTACGGCATCATCGGCTGCGGGACCTGCCGGGCCTGCCTGCGGGGGCTGGAAAACAGTGCCGCAGGGTGCCGATCGGCGGAATCGGGCTCAGCCGCGACGGCGGGCTCGCCGACTACGTGGTGA
- a CDS encoding class F sortase, with the protein MAVPAPTGGRARGWLIALATQIGTAGTTPHTVAAPVTTYGRPQPAPAEQTEPAPTEQTGQPQAAPLPAIPGTARGIARAPVRGVAAVPGRAGPTPGGAGRRPGPARPRGRGWWGVGGGKRRSGRRPGPGGSTRPGGAGTGRRRTGGRSGWGPAALALVLFGIFAVGIGFERVTGTTLAHWLPGGHRSPTKEYPAMPASDPVSLDIPALNLQAAVHDVGMTDDGTIEVPELDRHNEAGWYVASPTPGENGPSVIVGHVDTRTGPSVFHQAGTLHPGAQIQIRRVDGSVAVFEVNSVERFDKSSLPVQRVYADFSRPGLRLITCGGRWVGGDTGYADNVVVFASLVDAREG; encoded by the coding sequence ATGGCCGTCCCCGCACCGACGGGTGGTCGGGCCCGTGGCTGGCTGATCGCGCTGGCCACGCAGATCGGTACGGCCGGCACCACCCCGCACACGGTCGCCGCACCGGTCACGACGTACGGACGGCCCCAGCCGGCGCCAGCCGAGCAGACAGAGCCGGCGCCGACGGAGCAGACAGGGCAGCCGCAGGCGGCGCCGTTGCCGGCGATCCCGGGCACCGCCCGGGGCATCGCCCGAGCACCGGTGCGCGGTGTCGCGGCCGTACCAGGTCGGGCCGGACCGACCCCGGGCGGAGCCGGCCGCCGGCCCGGACCGGCCCGGCCGCGCGGACGCGGATGGTGGGGCGTCGGCGGCGGAAAGCGACGGTCGGGGAGGCGTCCGGGGCCGGGTGGGAGCACCCGGCCGGGCGGCGCGGGGACGGGTCGCCGCCGCACCGGTGGCCGGTCGGGTTGGGGTCCGGCCGCGCTGGCCCTGGTGCTGTTCGGGATCTTCGCCGTCGGGATCGGTTTCGAACGGGTCACCGGAACCACGCTCGCGCACTGGTTGCCGGGCGGGCACCGGTCGCCGACGAAGGAGTACCCGGCGATGCCGGCCAGCGACCCGGTGAGCCTCGACATCCCCGCCCTCAACCTGCAGGCGGCGGTGCACGACGTGGGCATGACCGACGACGGCACCATCGAAGTGCCCGAGCTCGACCGGCACAACGAGGCCGGCTGGTACGTCGCGAGTCCCACCCCGGGCGAGAACGGCCCGTCGGTGATCGTCGGACATGTCGACACCCGGACCGGTCCGTCGGTGTTCCACCAGGCGGGCACCCTGCATCCGGGAGCGCAGATCCAGATCCGTCGGGTCGACGGGTCGGTCGCCGTGTTCGAGGTCAACTCGGTGGAGCGGTTCGACAAGTCGTCCCTGCCGGTGCAGCGGGTGTACGCCGACTTCAGCCGGCCGGGGCTGCGACTGATCACCTGCGGTGGCCGCTGGGTCGGTGGCGACACGGGATACGCCGACAACGTGGTCGTGTTCGCGTCCCTGGTCGACGCCCGGGAAGGCTGA
- a CDS encoding MFS transporter: MEAPSVSKETHTAGDPATFREVFAGDEFRFLYASVTLSWIGDYIAKAAVTVLVYRETQSVALSAAAFAVSFLPWLIGGPLLTTVAERYPYHRVMITTDVVRMVLIGLVAVPGMPVWMMLGLLFCTTLANPPNQAARSALMPLVLTGDRLIVGLSLVASTSQLAQVGGYVAGAAMATANPRAALLFNAATFATSALVIKFGIRPRPSALAPDRRQHLLRETADGFRLVLGTGVLRAIALLVCAVSLFAIVPEGLAAAWAAEPGVSESERGLAQAMIMAASPAGYIIGGLLIGRVVRPDTRRRLIRPFAVIAPLALVPTMLDPSPPVVAALAAVCGFAVAGLMPVANGLFVQALPHGYRARAFGVIATGIQVAQGVAVLITGILADRFAIPTVVGVWSLAGVVLMALVVVQWPSAERFDAAISAAHQQGETPAGAETPVRTEAAARTEPAAAPPPRLPVSRAHDARGAHDAHDARGARFDGDSGEHPATGIGSM; the protein is encoded by the coding sequence ATGGAGGCGCCGTCCGTGTCCAAAGAGACACACACCGCCGGTGATCCGGCCACCTTCCGCGAGGTGTTCGCCGGAGACGAGTTCCGTTTCCTGTACGCGTCGGTGACGCTGTCCTGGATCGGCGACTACATCGCGAAGGCCGCTGTCACCGTCCTGGTTTATCGGGAAACCCAGTCGGTCGCCCTGTCTGCCGCCGCGTTCGCGGTCAGCTTCCTGCCGTGGCTGATCGGTGGGCCGCTGCTCACCACGGTCGCCGAACGGTACCCGTACCACCGGGTCATGATCACGACGGACGTGGTCCGGATGGTCCTGATCGGCTTGGTCGCGGTGCCCGGAATGCCGGTCTGGATGATGCTCGGCCTCCTGTTCTGCACCACCCTGGCCAATCCACCCAACCAGGCGGCGCGGTCGGCGTTGATGCCGCTCGTACTCACCGGCGACCGGCTGATCGTCGGACTGTCCCTGGTCGCCAGCACCAGTCAACTCGCCCAGGTCGGCGGGTACGTGGCCGGTGCGGCGATGGCCACCGCGAACCCGCGCGCCGCGCTGCTGTTCAACGCGGCGACCTTCGCCACCTCCGCGCTGGTGATCAAGTTCGGCATCCGGCCGCGCCCGTCGGCGCTGGCCCCCGACCGCCGGCAGCATCTGCTGCGCGAAACGGCCGACGGCTTCCGACTGGTCCTCGGTACGGGCGTGCTGCGCGCCATCGCGCTGCTGGTCTGTGCCGTCTCACTGTTCGCTATCGTGCCGGAGGGTCTGGCGGCGGCGTGGGCCGCCGAACCGGGAGTGAGCGAGTCCGAACGTGGCCTCGCCCAAGCGATGATCATGGCGGCCAGTCCGGCCGGTTACATCATCGGCGGGCTGCTGATCGGCCGGGTGGTACGCCCGGACACCCGTCGACGGCTGATCCGGCCGTTCGCGGTGATCGCTCCCCTCGCGCTCGTGCCCACCATGCTCGATCCCTCGCCGCCGGTGGTGGCGGCACTCGCCGCAGTCTGTGGGTTCGCGGTCGCCGGCCTGATGCCGGTCGCCAACGGCCTGTTCGTGCAGGCCCTGCCGCACGGATACCGGGCCAGGGCGTTCGGGGTGATCGCCACCGGCATCCAGGTCGCGCAGGGGGTGGCGGTCCTGATCACCGGTATCCTGGCCGATCGATTCGCCATTCCCACCGTCGTCGGGGTGTGGAGCCTCGCCGGAGTCGTACTGATGGCGCTGGTAGTCGTCCAGTGGCCCAGCGCGGAGCGCTTCGACGCCGCCATTTCCGCCGCCCACCAGCAGGGCGAGACACCGGCTGGCGCCGAAACCCCGGTGCGCACCGAGGCGGCCGCCCGGACCGAGCCGGCGGCGGCACCACCGCCGCGGCTGCCCGTCTCCCGAGCCCACGACGCCCGAGGCGCCCACGACGCCCACGACGCCCGAGGCGCCCGGTTCGACGGCGATTCCGGCGAACATCCGGCGACCGGGATCGGCTCGATGTGA
- a CDS encoding DUF5130 family protein, translating into MTVGEQTHEQASEATRQTATLPGPFGTRQLLRLDEALRLADRSTGLTFSLYVGDLDEPVRDYAVTLHRQLPDPDQSVLIAVSPNQRVLEIVTGAEARKRIPDRDSKLAALSMVAAFGGGDLAGGLISGIDQMASRAGRA; encoded by the coding sequence GTGACCGTTGGTGAGCAGACCCACGAGCAGGCCAGCGAGGCGACCCGGCAGACCGCGACCCTGCCCGGACCGTTCGGCACCCGGCAGTTGCTCCGGCTCGACGAAGCGTTGCGGCTGGCCGACCGCAGCACCGGGTTGACGTTCAGTCTCTACGTCGGCGACCTCGACGAACCGGTCCGGGACTACGCGGTGACGCTGCATCGGCAGTTGCCCGATCCTGATCAGTCGGTGCTGATCGCGGTCTCGCCCAACCAGCGGGTGCTGGAGATCGTCACGGGAGCCGAGGCCCGCAAGCGGATTCCGGACCGCGACAGCAAGCTCGCCGCGCTCTCCATGGTGGCTGCGTTCGGCGGTGGCGACCTCGCCGGCGGTCTGATCAGCGGCATCGACCAGATGGCGTCGCGGGCCGGCCGGGCCTGA
- a CDS encoding zinc-binding dehydrogenase: MPIGGIGLSRDGGLADYVVTPASRLLPLGGLDPVQAAPLTDAGLTPYHAIALHRDVLRPGTHAVVIGIGGLGHMAVQILSVTTAATIIAVDTSDAALRLAKRMGAHHTVQAGPAAVEQIREITGTAPDGADVVLDFVCVDTTLDTARQVVATGGHLTLVGLGGGTLHMTATAAGPPPVPFETSAVVPFWGTRAELAEVIALGTQGLLRAEVQTFPLTETVRAYQSLRDGEIHGRAVIVP; the protein is encoded by the coding sequence GTGCCGATCGGCGGAATCGGGCTCAGCCGCGACGGCGGGCTCGCCGACTACGTGGTGACACCCGCGTCCCGGCTGCTGCCGCTGGGCGGGCTCGACCCGGTCCAGGCCGCCCCGCTGACCGACGCCGGGCTCACCCCGTACCACGCGATCGCGCTGCACCGCGACGTGCTGCGGCCCGGCACCCACGCCGTGGTGATCGGCATCGGCGGTCTGGGACACATGGCGGTGCAGATCCTCTCGGTCACCACCGCCGCCACGATCATCGCGGTGGACACCAGCGACGCCGCGTTGCGGCTGGCCAAGCGGATGGGTGCGCATCACACGGTGCAGGCCGGTCCGGCGGCGGTCGAGCAGATCCGCGAGATCACCGGTACGGCACCCGACGGGGCCGACGTGGTGCTCGACTTCGTCTGCGTGGACACCACCCTCGACACCGCCCGGCAAGTGGTGGCGACCGGCGGTCATCTGACGCTGGTCGGCCTCGGCGGCGGCACCCTGCACATGACGGCCACCGCCGCCGGCCCGCCACCGGTGCCGTTCGAAACCAGCGCGGTCGTCCCGTTCTGGGGCACCCGCGCCGAACTGGCCGAGGTGATCGCGCTCGGCACGCAGGGGCTGCTCCGGGCCGAAGTGCAGACCTTCCCGCTGACCGAAACGGTACGGGCGTACCAGTCGCTGCGCGACGGGGAGATCCACGGTCGAGCCGTAATCGTCCCCTGA
- a CDS encoding mechanosensitive ion channel family protein produces the protein MAVTVLVPAVDAFLTGLRWWAAESAPEPSVSPECPDEDPVCNQVYDWTGLDWLAEGSFYLLVKPIRIVLIVLAAVLLRHLLHRAISRLVTSTSTVSGPAILRPLRERAATNGVGAGTGVGADAGVGAGVAARAMPERRRQRAEAIGSVLRSLVSAVVFTLAVLLVLGEMSFNLAPLLASAGIAGLALGFGAQSLVKDLIAGLFMLLEDQYGVGDTVDLGEATGVVEAVGLRITTVRDGRGVLWYIRNGEIIRVGNKSQGWAMVVVDMPIGFASAEQASAVLRNAALVVAADPELAGHFVEPPDVLGVEQITVDGAVIRTVAKTTAEGQFVVGRELRRQLANALQTSGISAQMAASRMFLARPSETTGAESGPADAT, from the coding sequence ATGGCGGTGACCGTACTCGTGCCCGCCGTGGACGCCTTCCTGACCGGCTTGCGGTGGTGGGCGGCCGAGTCCGCCCCGGAACCCTCGGTCAGCCCGGAGTGCCCCGACGAGGATCCCGTCTGCAACCAGGTGTACGACTGGACCGGCCTGGACTGGCTGGCCGAGGGCAGCTTCTATCTGCTGGTAAAGCCGATCCGGATCGTCCTGATCGTGCTCGCCGCCGTACTGCTGCGTCATCTGTTGCATCGGGCGATCAGTCGGCTGGTGACCAGCACGTCGACCGTTTCCGGGCCGGCGATCCTGCGACCGCTGCGCGAGCGGGCCGCCACCAACGGCGTCGGTGCCGGTACCGGCGTCGGTGCAGATGCCGGCGTCGGCGCGGGCGTCGCTGCCCGTGCCATGCCGGAACGACGCCGGCAACGGGCCGAAGCGATCGGGTCGGTGCTGCGCAGCCTGGTCAGCGCGGTGGTCTTCACCCTGGCCGTACTCCTGGTGTTGGGGGAGATGAGCTTCAACCTGGCCCCGCTGCTGGCCAGCGCCGGTATCGCCGGGCTGGCGCTCGGGTTCGGCGCGCAGTCACTGGTGAAGGACCTCATCGCCGGCCTGTTCATGCTGCTGGAGGATCAGTACGGGGTCGGGGACACCGTCGACCTGGGCGAGGCGACAGGCGTGGTCGAGGCGGTCGGCCTACGGATCACGACTGTCCGGGACGGGCGGGGCGTGCTGTGGTACATCCGCAACGGCGAGATCATCCGGGTCGGCAACAAGAGCCAGGGGTGGGCGATGGTGGTGGTCGACATGCCCATCGGGTTCGCCAGCGCCGAGCAGGCCAGCGCGGTGCTCCGCAACGCCGCGCTGGTGGTCGCCGCCGACCCGGAGTTGGCCGGGCATTTCGTCGAGCCGCCCGATGTGCTAGGCGTCGAGCAGATCACCGTCGACGGGGCGGTGATCCGTACGGTGGCCAAGACGACCGCCGAGGGACAGTTCGTGGTCGGGCGGGAATTGCGCCGGCAGCTGGCCAACGCCTTGCAGACCTCTGGGATATCGGCACAGATGGCGGCGAGTCGGATGTTCCTGGCCCGTCCGTCCGAGACCACCGGGGCGGAGAGCGGTCCGGCCGACGCGACCTGA
- a CDS encoding globin has protein sequence MTVPDPASGTSGTSGTTSGGTGGTPTPAADDPAAFFVALGGEPTFRRLVGEFYAGVATDRLLRPMYPEEDLGPAADRLALFLMQYWGGPGTYSQQRGHPRLRMRHAPYRIGAAERDAWLTHMRRAVDSLGLHPELAGLLWDYLERAAYFMVNDMTPTAPPGRDLPVRD, from the coding sequence GTGACAGTGCCTGATCCCGCCAGCGGCACCAGCGGCACCAGCGGTACGACGAGCGGCGGCACGGGCGGCACCCCGACCCCGGCGGCCGACGATCCCGCCGCCTTCTTCGTCGCCCTCGGTGGCGAACCTACGTTCCGCCGGCTCGTCGGCGAGTTCTACGCCGGTGTCGCCACCGACCGGCTGCTGCGGCCGATGTATCCCGAGGAGGATCTGGGACCGGCCGCCGACCGGCTCGCCCTGTTCCTGATGCAGTACTGGGGCGGTCCGGGCACGTATTCCCAGCAGCGGGGGCACCCCCGGCTGCGGATGCGGCACGCACCGTACCGGATCGGCGCGGCCGAACGCGACGCCTGGCTGACCCACATGCGCCGGGCCGTGGACAGCCTCGGCCTGCATCCGGAGTTGGCCGGTCTACTCTGGGACTACCTCGAACGCGCGGCGTACTTCATGGTCAACGACATGACACCGACCGCACCACCGGGTCGGGATCTGCCCGTACGGGATTGA
- a CDS encoding HNH endonuclease has protein sequence MPDIRPTVGSGSLVLNATYEPLCVVSVRRAAILVLSAKAVCVADGEGMLHSARHRLPVPSVVRLTRFVRVPYRTHVGLSRRAIFARDGWRCAYCRGPAETIDHVFPRSRGGRHVWENVVAACARCNHAKGDRTPAELGWRLQTTPAAPKGMAWRVLGHRAPDPRWADWLDLSEAEAAA, from the coding sequence ATGCCTGACATACGACCCACGGTGGGCTCCGGTTCGTTGGTGCTCAACGCGACGTACGAGCCGCTGTGTGTCGTTTCGGTCCGGCGGGCCGCGATCCTGGTCCTCTCCGCCAAGGCGGTGTGCGTCGCCGACGGCGAAGGCATGCTGCACAGTGCCCGGCACCGTCTGCCGGTTCCGTCGGTGGTACGCCTGACCCGGTTCGTCCGGGTACCGTACCGCACCCACGTCGGGCTCTCCAGACGAGCGATCTTCGCCCGCGACGGCTGGCGCTGCGCCTACTGCCGAGGCCCGGCCGAGACGATCGACCACGTCTTCCCGCGCAGTCGGGGCGGGCGGCACGTCTGGGAGAACGTCGTAGCCGCCTGCGCCCGCTGCAATCACGCCAAGGGCGACCGTACGCCGGCGGAGCTGGGCTGGCGGTTGCAGACCACGCCGGCGGCACCGAAGGGCATGGCCTGGCGGGTCCTCGGCCACCGTGCCCCGGATCCCCGGTGGGCGGACTGGCTCGACCTGTCGGAGGCCGAGGCCGCGGCCTGA